From Spodoptera frugiperda isolate SF20-4 chromosome 27, AGI-APGP_CSIRO_Sfru_2.0, whole genome shotgun sequence, a single genomic window includes:
- the LOC118263321 gene encoding eukaryotic translation initiation factor 5B codes for MGKAKKGKKNSTVDEGDSDVETTNIDNVKPAQKAKKISVDSDSEDEKPKPKAKHKKSVDEDVKEVTKNIKNVSISNKANRKKKDASSDDDDSEEEEQKPKKNKKKEEKKSAFSLLQIEDGDDSPPEAPPSSDDEKPAPKSQKKPVQEKKEPAGKKGKKGRRNKNDSDDDIEKVLAELEMEYAGIKKEPTPAPEPEKTEEVVEEKSKTKKKGKKDEPKAEPEKEDDKEGSDNENDVTIKTAAQKKKEKKEREKLKKLEAKKKEKEQDGGKKEATEPKPKAAEVQSKPEEEAKEAPAAKEPSEEKDAEGDTPAEGKKKKKKGEKAEKEDKGKKGPTKKTIAAMQEALKKVQEEEERLKREEEERIRQEEERERQRLEAIRLEKEKKERKKQKEKERKERLKAEGKLLTPKQKADKARAQALLDSLKAQGIEVGSAEKKPLRPGTRVKPGKLKTQMSQEAPATPSEEKKIELKPEEKDKKEESPKIEEKKESDTESVKDAWDAESSEEEPEPEKPETPQTPVKDQKSTPAKEKVEEEESSEEDDDSSEEDSSSEEESEDDEGMTDAQKKREVVLKRLEKRRQDNEANKTDNPLRAAVVCVLGHVDTGKTKILDKLRRTNVQDGEAGGITQQIGATNVPIENIKEQTKHVKGVNEIAFKLPGLLIIDTPGHESFSNLRNRGSSLCDIAILVVDIMHGLEPQTIESINLLKTKKTPFIVALNKIDRLYDWQSAQRKDVRDILKMQQPNTQLEFEKRSKDVMLQFAEQGLNAALFYENPDPRTYVSLVPTSAVTGEGMGNLLAMIVQACEGPLHKRLVFSQQLLATVLEVKAIPGLGTTIDTILINGTLHEGDTMVLAGTDGPIVTQIRSLLMPQPMKELRVKNAYIEHKEVVGAQGVKIAAKELEKAIAGLNLLVAQKPDEVDVLKEEVARELKSALSSIKLSERGVYVQASTLGSLEALLEFLRTSNIPYSAIRIGPVVKRDVMKASAMLEHDSQFATILAFDVKIERDAQEMADQLGVKIFAADIIYHLFDKFTAYREELKQRKREEFKHIAVFPCKLKVLPQFVFNSRDPIVMGVMVEAGIVKEGTPICVPSQEFVELGIVTSIEVNHKQVETARKGQEVCIKIEPIPGESPKMFGRHFDETDMLVSKISRASIDACKDYFREDLIKTDWQLMVELKKLFQIL; via the exons ATGGGGAAGGCTAAAAAAGGGAAGAAGAACTCGACAGTGGACGAGGG TGACAGTGATGTAGAAACCACAAATATTGATAACGTTAAGCCGGCGCAGAAGGCAAAAAA GATATCAGTTGATTCTGATAGTGAAGATGAGAAGCCTAAACCTAAGGCCAAACATAAGAAGTCGGTAGATGAAGATGTAAAagaagtcacaaaaaatattaaaaatgtctcaaTCTCTAATAAAGCAAATCGTAAGAAGAAGGATGCTAGCAGTGACGATG ATGATTCAGAGGAAGAGGAGCAAAAGCCaaagaagaataaaaagaaagaagaaaagaaaagtgCCTTTTCTCTATTACAAATCGAAGATGGTGATGATTCACCACCTGAAGCTCCTCCATCATCAGATGATGAAAAGCCTGCCCCTAAATCTCAAAAGAAACCAGTCCAAGAAAAGAAAGAACCAGCCGgcaaaaaaggtaaaaaaggAAGAAGGAATAAGAATGACAGTGATGATGATATAGAAAAAGTATTAGCAGAATTAGAAATGGAATATGCTGGTATTAAGAAGGAGCCAACTCCTGCTCCTGAACCAGAAAAAACTGAAGAGGTAGTAGAAGAAAAGtctaaaactaaaaagaaagGCAAAAAGGATGAGCCAAAAGCAGAGCCTGAGAAGGAAGATGATAAAGAAGGTAGTGACAATGAAAATGACGTCACTATAAAGACTGCAGCACAAAAGAAAAAagagaagaaagaaagagaaaagtTAAAAAAGCTAGAAGCTAAAAAGAAAGAGAAGGAACAAGATGGTGGCAAAAAAGAGGCCACTGAGCCTAAACCTAAAGCTGCAGAAGTTCAAAGTAAACCTGAAGAGGAAGCTAAAGAAGCTCCTGCAGCTAAGGAGCCATCTGAAGAAAAGGATGCAGAAGGTGATACTCCTGCTGAaggaaagaaaaagaagaagaagggTGAAAAAGCTGAGAAGGAAGACAAGGGAAAGAAAGGTCCCACTAAGAAGACCATTGCTGCTATGCAGGAAGCTCTTAAAAAGGTACAAGAAGAGGAAGAACGACTTAAGagagaagaagaagaaagaattaGACAAGAAGAGGAGCGTGAAAGACAAAGACTGGAAGCTATAAGATTAGAAAaggaaaagaaagaaaggaaaaagCAGAAAGAAAAGGAGAGAAAGGAAAGATTAAAGGCTGAAGGAAAGCTATTGACTCCAAAGCAAAAGGCTGACAAGGCTAGAGCTCAAGCGTTGTTGGATTCTCTAAAGGCTCAGGGTATAGAAGTTGGTTCGGCTGAAAAGAAACCACTTAGGCCTGGAACTAGAGTGAAACCAGGTAAGCTAAAGACTCAGATGTCCCAGGAAGCTCCTGCTACTCCTTCGGAAGAGAAGAAAATTGAATTAAAGCCTGAAGAAAAGGATAAGAAG GAGGAATCTCCTAAAATCGAGGAGAAGAAAGAATCTGATACAGAATCAGTGAAAGATGCTTGGGATGCAGAGTCTTCGGAAGAAGAACCAGAACCGGAGAAGCCTGAGACACCACAAACTCCTGTTAAGGATCAGAAATCTACACCAGCTAAGGAG aAAGTGGAAGAAGAAGAGAGTTCCGAGGAAGATGATGACAGTTCTGAAGAGGACAGCAGTTCTGAGGAGGAGTCTGAGGACGATGAGGGCATGACTGATGCTCAGAAGAAGAGGGAAGTCGTATTGAAGAGATTAGAG AAACGTCGCCAAGACAACGAAGCGAATAAGACGGACAACCCGCTCCGTGCCGCTGTCGTGTGTGTCCTAGGACACGTAGATACAGGCAAGACAAAGATCCTTGACAAGCTCCGCCGTACTAACGTACAGGATGGTGAAGCGGGCGGTATCACACAGCAGATCGGAGCTACCAACGTCCCTATTGAGAATATTAAGGAGCAGACTAAACATGTTAAAGGG GTGAATGAAATAGCATTCAAGTTGCCAGGTCTACTTATTATCGACACCCCTGGGCACGAGTCCTTCAGCAACTTGAGGAATAGAGGGTCTTCACTTTGTGATATTGCTATTCTT GTAGTCGACATAATGCACGGTCTAGAGCCTCAGACTATCGAGTCTATAAACCTGCTGAAGACAAAGAAGACGCCGTTCATAGTGGCGCTGAACAAGATAGATCGTCTGTACGACTGGCAGAGTGCTCAGCGCAAGGATGTGAGGGATATCTTGAAGATGCAGCAGCCCAACACTCAGCTGGAGTTCGAGAAGAGGAGCAAGGATGTCATGCTGCAGTTTGCTGAACAG gGTCTCAACGCAGCGTTGTTCTACGAGAACCCGGACCCGCGTACATACGTGTCCCTGGTCCCTACGTCTGCAGTGACGGGCGAGGGTATGGGCAACTTGTTGGCGATGATCGTGCAGGCCTGCGAGGGACCGCTGCATAAGAGGCTCGTGTTCTCCCAACAGTTGCTCGCTACTGTGCTTGAG GTGAAAGCCATCCCCGGTCTGGGTACGACCATAGATACGATCCTGATCAACGGCACGTTGCATGAAGGTGACACTATGGTACTGGCCGGTACCGACGGACCAATCGTCACGCAGATTAGATCACTTCTCATGCCGCAGCCAATGAAGGAACTGCGTGTAAAG AATGCCTACATTGAGCACAAAGAGGTAGTGGGCGCCCAGGGTGTGAAGATCGCGGCTAAGGAGTTAGAGAAGGCAATCGCCGGTCTTAATCTGCTGGTCGCTCAGAAACCTGATGAAGTTGATGTTCTCAA GGAGGAAGTGGCCCGCGAGCTCAAGTCTGCCCTGTCTTCGATCAAGCTGTCGGAGCGCGGAGTGTACGTGCAGGCGTCCACGCTGGGATCCTTGGAGGCCTTGCTCGAGTTCCTTAGGACTAGCAATATTCCT TACTCTGCGATCAGGATAGGTCCGGTGGTGAAGCGTGACGTCATGAAGGCGTCCGCCATGTTGGAGCACGACTCGCAGTTCGCTACTATATTGGCGTTCGATGTCAAG ATCGAGCGTGACGCCCAAGAGATGGCTGACCAGCTAGGCGTGAAGATATTCGCAGCGGACATCATCTACCACTTGTTCGACAAGTTCACGGCGTACCGCGAGGAGCTCAAGCAGAGGAAGAGGGAGGAGTTCAAACATATCGCCGTCTTCCCATGCAAGCTTAAG GTTCTGCCGCAATTTGTATTCAACTCCCGTGACCCAATCGTCATGGGTGTGATGGTGGAAGCTGGCATCGTGAAGGAAGGAACACCCATCTGTGTGCCTAGCCAAGAA